One Vigna unguiculata cultivar IT97K-499-35 chromosome 7, ASM411807v1, whole genome shotgun sequence genomic region harbors:
- the LOC114189979 gene encoding uncharacterized protein LOC114189979: MSVLIRPAVSHRRMPCLGQSEPGTRLGEAVGGTAAVCCCFSFGLANMVYVAVYKVPARLYQKMLQRKRQRQLKSFKERLEAAAAAAHVRRCTCGACDDIMGAGCVYPLCIDDVVDVAALRRRSEAENDAELLELENMMWERFRGTGFWRSPSQIERNVIAASSSSSSSASSASNVQVPL, from the coding sequence ATGTCAGTTCTTATCCGACCGGCGGTGTCTCACCGGAGGATGCCGTGTCTGGGTCAGAGCGAGCCCGGGACGCGGTTGGGGGAGGCGGTGGGTGGCACCGCCGCCGTGTGCTGCTGCTTCTCGTTCGGGCTGGCGAACATGGTGTATGTCGCGGTGTACAAGGTGCCGGCGAGACTTTACCAGAAGATGCTGCAGCGGAAGCGGCAGCGGCAGCTGAAGAGCTTCAAGGAGAGGCTGGAGGCGGCGGCCGCAGCCGCGCACGTGCGGAGGTGCACGTGCGGGGCCTGCGACGACATCATGGGCGCGGGGTGCGTGTACCCGCTCTGCATCGACGACGTCGTAGACGTGGCGGCGCTGCGGCGGCGGAGCGAGGCGGAGAATGACGCAGAGTTGTTGGAGCTGGAGAATATGATGTGGGAGAGGTTTCGTGGGACAGGGTTTTGGAGAAGCCCTTCACAGATAGAACGAAACGTTATTGctgcatcttcttcttcttcttcatctgctTCTTCTGCTTCCAATGTTCAGGTTCCTTTGTGA